From the genome of Neomonachus schauinslandi chromosome 5, ASM220157v2, whole genome shotgun sequence, one region includes:
- the LOC110578202 gene encoding LOW QUALITY PROTEIN: TRIO and F-actin-binding protein-like (The sequence of the model RefSeq protein was modified relative to this genomic sequence to represent the inferred CDS: inserted 1 base in 1 codon), translating into MEEVAGNAPCEYFEANVLAQSCCQNCFHPEEAHRPRHQEPGSPPSAGVPYCDLPRRPPASEDPPRSSTSGCQSVAGPGLGPGPERWVEPQAGSSAEAPTAAPGHRSQEPETVPYLGGLASSLGGSFDEGPESGTSSSPDCNTPDDTSDSSSVDWDTVERREEASSRDELTMMIPRKPQEGPRADSARRAPSLLTRSPVGGDTAGQRKEDTSGSRSAGQHWAKLRGESGNFLERHRLALTPASCATLQGGPHSATPQASSLHCSAQRDVAQTASTQFDTPRASSPTQIAQRDKPRTSSTQQDIPRTSLTQHNTPRASSPSRIAQRGNPRTSFVQRNSPRVSSPTRATRQDNSRTSSIQQDNPQTSFPTCIPQRDNPRASSPNRTIQRSNPRTSCAQLDNPRVPSPNRATQRDNSRXXXXDNPRAPSPNRTTQRDNPRASCIQQNIPRTSSTQRDNPKTSCMQWNNPRTSYTQRDNPQSSSLRDNPRTSSPRCCTQRDNPRNSSPHRTNKDIPWASFPLRPTQTEGPRTSSPSRSKQSEVPWASIALRPTQGDRPPQTSSPTRPTLRDPPLSSSGSTRHNSPSLAASSSHNPGPHSASRTSSPLYPATCGAPQTSSEPSQPPCSVCIGHRDAPRASSPPRSLQHDPFPFFPDPHAPESESPHHNPPYIPPAVCIGHRDAPRASSPPRHTQFDPFPFLPDTSDAETQSPQHDPPQLPPPVCIGYRDAPRASSPPRQPPEPSLLFQDLPRASTESLVPSTDSLHEHPTCPPPVCIGHRDAPSFSSPPRQAPEPSLFFQDPPGTSMESLAPSTDSRHGSPMLPPQVCIGHRDAPRASSPPRHPPSDLALLAPSPPPGSSGGSRGSAAPGETRHNLEREEYTVLADLPPPRRLAQREPGPQCSNGGRTRSPGRAEVERLFGQERR; encoded by the exons ATGGAGGAGGTGGCTGGGAATGCCCCGTGTGAATACTTTGAGGCCAACGTGCTTGCCCAGAGCTGCTGTCAAAATTGCTTCCACCCTGAGGAGGCCCACAGACCAAGGCACCAG GAGCCGGGGAGCCCTCCAAGTGCTGGGGTGCCTTACTGCGACCTGCCACGCCGCCCGCCTGCCTCTGAGGACCCTCCCCGTTCCTCGACTTCCGGCTGCCAGTCCGTGGCAGGCCCGGGCCTTGGGCCAGGGCCTGAGAGGTGGGTAGAGCCccagg CAGGGTCCTCCGCAGAGGCGCCCACAGCTGCCCCTGGAcacaggagccaggagccagagacAGTGCCCTATCTGGGGGGTCTGGCCTCCTCCCTGGGAGGCAGCTTCGACGAAGGCCCTGAGTCTGGCACCAGCTCCAGCCCTGACTGCAACACCCCTGATGATACCAGCGACTCGTCCTCCGTG GACTGGGACACTGTTGAAAGGCGGGAGGAGGCCTCCAGCAGGGACGAGCTCACCATGATGATCCCGAGGAAGCCCCAGGAAGGGCCAAGAGCTGACAGTGCCCGAAGGGCTCCATCTCTCCTCACCCGGTCCCCCGTGGGAGGGGATACCGCAGGCCAGAGAAAGGAAG ACACCAGTGGGAGCCGAAGTGCCGGACAGCACTGGGCGAAGCTCCGGGGAGAGAGTGGGAACTTCTTGGAGCGGCACCGGTTGGCACTAACCCCGGCTTCCTGTGCGACACTGCAGGGCGGACCTCACAGTGCCACCCCCCAGGCTTCCTCTCTTCATTGTTCTGCCCAGAGGGATGTTGCCCAGACTGCTTCCACACAGTTCGATACCCCCCGAGCCTCCTCTCCCACACAAATCGCCCAACGGGACAAACCCAGAACCTCATCCACCCAACAGGACATCCCCAGGACCTCTCTCACACAGCACAACACCCCCAGAGCATCCTCTCCCTCAAGAATCGCCCAACGGGGTAACCCCAGAACCTCCTTCGTCCAACGAAACAGTCCTCGAGTTTCCTCTCCCACCAGAGCCACCCGACAAGACAACTCTAGAACCTCTTCTATCCAACAGGACAACCCTCAGACTTCTTTTCCCACATGTATTCCCCAGAGGGACAACCCCAGAGCCTCCTCTCCCAACAGAACCATCCAACGGAGCAACCCTAGAACATCCTGTGCCCAACTGGACAATCCCAGAGTTCCCTCtcccaacagagccacccagcgGGACAACTCCA ANNNNNNNNNNGACAATCCCAGAGCCCCCTCTCCCAACAGAACCACCCAACGGGACAATCCCAGAGCTTCTTGTATTCAACAGAACATCCCCAGAACCTCTTCTACCCAACGGGACAACCCTAAAACCTCTTGTATGCAATGGAATAACCCTAGAACCTCTTATACTCAACGAGACAATCCACAGTCTTCATCTCTACGGGACAACCCTAGAACTTCCTCCCCTCGATGCTGCACACAACGGGACAATCCCAGGAATTCTTCTCCCCATCGTACTAACAAAGATATTCCCTGGGCCTCCTTTCCTCTCCGCCCAACCCAGACTGAAGGCCCCCGAACCTCTTCCCCATCTCGCTCCAAGCAAAGTGAGGTTCCCTGGGCCTCCATTGCCCTTCGGCCAACCCAAGGGGACAGGCCTCCTCAGACCTCATCTCCTACTAGGCCAACTCTGCGCGAcccacctctctcctcctccgGATCTACTCGACACAACTCACCATCTCTGGCCGCTTCCTCCTCCCATAACCCCGGCCCCCACAGTGCCTCCCGGACTTCTTCACCTCTGTACCCTGCTACCTGCGGGGCACCCCAGACCTCTTCTGAGCCCTCCCAGCCTCCATGTTCTGTGTGTATTGGGCATCGGGATGCCCCTCGAGCTTCCTCACCTCCTCGCTCTTTGCAACATgaccccttccccttcttcccagaCCCCCATGCACCTGAGAGTGAATCGCCCCACCACAACCCCCCCTATATACCTCCAGCCGTGTGCATTGGACACCGGGATGCCCCCCGGGCTTCTTCACCCCCCCGCCACACCCAGTTTgaccccttccccttcctcccagacACATCAGATGCTGAGACTCAGTCCCCCCAGCATGACCCTCCTCAGTTACCCCCACCTGTGTGTATTGGGTACCGTGATGCACCCAGGGCCTCCTCCCCACCGCGCCAGCCCCCAGAGCCCTCCCTGTTATTCCAGGATCTTCCCAGGGCCAGCACTGAGAGCCTTGTCCCCTCCACAGACTCTCTGCACGAGCACCCCACATGCCCACCCCCCGTGTGCATTGGGCACCGAGATGCACCCTCCTTCTCGTCCCCACCACGCCAGGCCCCTGAGCCCTCCCTCTTCTTTCAGGATCCCCCAGGGACTAGTATGGAGAGCCTGGCCCCCTCCACTGACTCTCGGCATGGCTCCCCAATGCTGCCCCCCCAAGTGTGCATCGGGCACCGGGATGCACCTagagcctcctccccaccccgccacccccccaGTGACCTAGCGCTCCTGGCACCCTCACCTCCGCCAGGCAGCTCGGGGGGCTCCCGGGGCTCAGCAGCCCCTGGGGAGACCAGGCACAACTTGGAGAGGGAGGAGTACACCGTGCTGGCTGACCTGCCCCCGCCCAGGAGGCTGGCGCAGAGGGAGCCAGGGCCCCAGTGCAGCAACGGGGGCCGCACCCGCAGCCCTGGCCGTGCGGAGGTGGAGCGCCTCTTCGGGCAAGAGCGCAGGTGA
- the NOL12 gene encoding nucleolar protein 12, producing the protein MGRNKKKRDGDHRRPRLVLSFNEEKRREYLTGFHKRKVERKKAAIEEIKHRLKEEQKKLREERHQEYLKMLAEREEALEEAHELDRLVTAKTESVQYDHPNHTVTVTTISDLDLSGARLLGLSPPEQGAGHGSEEEASSVEKPTRALPRKSRDPLLSQRISALTASLHAHSHKKTKRKRPRRAQDSTKKPPSATRTSKTQRRRLTGKARHSGE; encoded by the exons ATGGGCCGCAACAAGAAGAAGCGAGATGGCGACCACCGGCGGCCGCGGCTTGTTCTCAGTTTCAACGAAGAGAAGCGGCG GGAATACCTGACTGGCTTCCATAAGAGGAAGGTAGAGCGGAAAAAGGCAGCCATTGAGGAGATCAAGCATCGGCTcaaggaggagcagaagaagCTCCGGGAGGAG CGCCATCAGGAATACTTGAAGAtgctggcagagagagaggaggctctGG AGGAGGCACATGAACTGGACAGGCTGGTGACAGCCAAGACAGAGTCGGTGCAGTATGATCACCCCAACCACACAGTCACCGTGACCACCATCAGCGACCTGGACCTCTCGGGGGCCCGGCTGCTGGGACTGTCTCCGCCTGAG CAAGGGGCTGGGCACGGGTCCGAGGAAGAGGCGTCCTCCGTGGAGAAGCCGACCAGAGCCTTACCCAGGAAGTCCAGAGACCCCCTCCTGTCCCAGCG GATCTCCGCTCTCACGGCATCACTGCATGCGCACAGTCACAAAAAGACCAAGAGGAAACGTCCCCGACGGGCCCAAGACTCCACCAAGAAGCCCCCGAGTGCCACTCGTACGAGCAAGACCCAGCGCCGCCGGCTGACGGGCAAAGCCCGGCACAGCGGAGAGTGA